The sequence below is a genomic window from Chitinispirillum alkaliphilum.
CTGTGATCAACGTGGGCAAGGAAGGGATAAGCGAGAATCTGTTGAACGGGGTATCTAAAGCTCTTGATGATCACGAGCTAATAAAAATCAGCATTCTGGACACTTCAGGGCTTGAGCGTAAGGAAGCCTCAAAGCAGATAAGCGAGGCAGTTGGTGCACAACTTGTAAGTGTTGTGGGTTTTAAGATTCTTCTGTTCAGACGAAACGAAAAGAAGCCCAAAATCGTACTCCCGTAAGGCAGGGGTTTCTCTTTTTCAGGGAAGTACAGATGGAAAAAAGACGGATAGTGTTTCATGTGGATATGGATGCTTTCTTCTCTTCCGTTGAGCAGCGCGACAACCCGGATCTTAAAGGTAAACCGGTTATAGTAGGTGCAAAACCTGGACAGCGGGGAGTTGTCAGCGCCGCCAGTTATGAAGCGAGAGGGTTTGGGATTCACTCGGCAATGCCGGTAAGTGAGGCTTTCAGACGTTGTCCGCAGGGAGTTTTCATCTCACCCAGAATGGATGCTTACACCCGTGCCTCAAAAGAGGTCATGGCCATACTCAGCGAATTCTCTCCTGGAATCGAGCAGATATCTGTTGACGAGGCGTTTATCGATATGAGTGGTTCTGACCGTCTTTTTGGTCCTCCTTATGAAGCGGCCAAAAAGATCAGCACAGAGATAAAAACTTCCCTTAAGCTTACCGCCTCCATAGGAATCGCTCCAAATAAATTCCTGGCAAAAATTGCCTCTGATATAAATAAACCCGACAACATTACCCAGACCCCGTTTGATCCGGAGAAAATAATTGAATGGCTCTCACCTATGCCCGTTGGCAAGATATGGGGTGTAGGCCAGAAAACCAGGGAGATCCTCCATCGCAACTGTGTTTACAAAATCGGCGACCTTCAGGGGAAATCCGCCGATGTGCTGGAGAAAAAGTTTGGTAAGTATGGGGCCTCCCTGTACTACCTTTGCAGAGGAATAGATGAGAGGCCGGTTGAGATGTCAGGGGGTGCCAAATCAATCTCAAGGGAACACACGTTCCATACCGACAGCTCTGACCGGGAGGAGTGGAAAAAAGTTCTTCTTACTCTTTCGGTCGATATCGCAAGAAAAGCAAGGCGCAACGGAATGAAAGGATCCACAGTTGTTCTCTCCTACAGGCATTCCGATTTTTCCCGCCACTCCAAACGCCTGCCACTTCCCTACCCCTGTGATATCTCAAAAACAATCTATGAGTACGGAGTGAAACTTCTCTCACGAATAGAGGCTACAAGTCTGAGACTCATAGGGATTGGAATCTGTGACTTTCAACGGGAACAGCAGCTTGATCTGTTCCGGCAGCCTGAGCAAATCGATACCCTTCAAAATGCCGAGCGAGCTGTTGACAAAATAATACAAAAGTTTGGTGAGGGAAGTGTATCAAAGGGTACGCAGATGGAGAGCAGGGATTAACAAATTAAGAAATGCTAATCCCTGAGGTTTTGCGTTTACAGATTTTCACCATTGGCAGCAATAACATCCCTGTACCAGTGGCCTGAATCCTTGATAATTCGATTCTGATTCTGAAAATCCACATAAACCATACCGAACCGTTCCTTGTAGCCCTGATTCCATTCGAAATTATCCATTATTGACCAATGAAAATACCCCATCAGATCCACTCCTTCACTGGCGGCGCGTTTATAGTTAAGAAGATATCTTCTGGTGTAATCGATTCTCTGCGGATCATGCACTTTGCCATCACTGTGAACCCAGTCCAAATTTGACATTCCATTTTCAGTGATAACGATAGGTTTTCCATATCTTTCGTAGAGAAATTTTGGTCCCCAGTAGAGCCCTTCGGGAACAACAGGCCATGAAAAAGCTGTGAGTGGCTGACCGGTCTGCGGCTGCTTCACATTCCACCCATTCACCTTATCAGGCTCTACTACATAACCCTGATAGTGATTGGTGGCAAAAAAATCAAGGGGCTGGCTGATAATCTTCATGTCGTCAGGCCCCATTTTTGGCATCAACCCCTGAGCCAATTCAAGCCCGTCCTCAGGATAGCTTCCAAAAAAGAGCGGATCGAGCCACCAGGTGTTTGACCAATCAGGAAATTCCGATTCCTGGCAGGAGAACATTATTTTTCTGGCAAGTTCGATATTCTCTGCAGTTTCTTGGTGAGGGATGGCCACATGACAAACCGGAGCGATACCTATTTTTGATGGGGTTTTGGCCTGATCCCGGATTACCTTTACAGATTTACCATGCGAGAGCAGTACGTTGTGGATTATCCGTAAAATATCTCTTCTACTTAATTTGATCCCGGGGGCATGTGTCCCGGTAACATGTCCAAGATTAACGAAGATTCGCGGCTCGTTAATTGTAAACCAGTTTTCGACTCTGTCCGAAAGCGCCTCAACCAGTGCGCTGGTGTATTCTGCGAACCACTCACTTGAGTCATCATTGAGCCAGCCACCCCTGCAAAACAGCTCATAGGGATAATCCCAGTGAAAGAGTGTCGGAAACGGAGTGATACCCGCCTCCAGCAGTTCGTCTACAAGTGAACTGTAGAAATCAATCCCCCGCGACTCGATTCTCCCGGTTCCCTCGGGCAGAACCCTTGGCCATGAGACTGAGAAGCGATATGCTTTCAATCCCATCTGTTTCATTACCAAAACATCATCTTTGAACCTGTGATAATGATCACATGCGACTTTCCCGTGTTCCCCGTTCAGAACCGCGCCCTCTTTTTCACAGAACACATCCCAGACAGAAAGTCCTCTTCCATCCTCATTCCATGCACCCTCGATCTGATAGGAAGATGATGCAGCACCCCATATAAAATCTTTTTTAAATCCCATTGGCCCTCCTTTAAACTAAAATAAACTGTTTGACAAAATTTACATTTTGCCAAACAGTTTTCAAGTTTAAAGTATCTCAGGCACTTAGTTCGAGCATACGAACTAGGGAGTGGCGGGCTTTTTGTGCAACAGCGGGATCGAGAGTGATCACTTCTCCGGTTTTACCCTGCAGTGAAGACAATACAAGCTCAAGACTCCCTTTCTTCATGTTGGGACAAAGAAGATTGTTTGCAAGCGGGTAAAACTTTTTGCCGGGATTGTTTTTCTCAAGTGTGTGGATCAAACCCAGTTCAGTGGCGATAATATATTCTTGTTTGTCACACTTTGCTGTAAATTCACACATCCCACCGGTTGAGAGAATTTGGTCGGCCTCTTCCCTGCATGACCGGGGAGCTTCGGGGTGGATCAAAACAACAGCCTCTGGATACTGTTCCCTTGCAGAGCGAATCATCTCAGGCTGAATACGGACATGAGTGGGACAAAACCCATCCCATAAAATCATCTCTCTTTCCGTTTGCTCCTGAACAAATGATCCAAGATGGCGGTCGGGAACGAAAATGATCCCCTTATCGGAGGGCAGTTTATGAGCGATTCTGACAGCATTGGAACTGGTACAGCACACATCACTTTCTGCCTTGATTTCAGAGGTGGAATTTACATAGCACATTACCAGATGATCGGGGTGTTCCTGTTTCAGGCTCACCAGCTCTTGTGCGGTGATCATATCCGCCATGGGACACCCTGCATCAGGGGTCGGCAGTACAACCGTTTTTGAGGGACTGAGGATGTGGGCGGTTTCGGCCATAAAACGCACTCCACAGAACACAATCATGTCAGCTTCTGAATCTCTTGCTTTCACAGAAAGTCCGTAGGAATCGCCAACATAGTCGGCAATATCCTGAACTTCCCCGGGCTGATAGGTGTGGGCAAGAATGACGGCATTTTTTTCTTTTTTCAGCTTTTTAATTTCTTCTGATATTTCTTTCATGTATCAACTTACTCTGCAAATGGTGAAAGTTTGCGCAGTTTATCAACTATTGCGGGCATCGCATTTATCACTGCATCGATTTCTTCATCAGTTGTATATCTGCTAAGCGAAAACCGTGTGGAACTGTGAGCGAAAGTATAGGGTATACCCATGGCGATCATGACATGTGAGGGTTCAAGAGAGCCTGTGGTACAGGCTGAGCCTGATGAAGCTGCGATCCCGGTTTCATCAAGATGGAGCAGTATCGCTTCACCCTCTATGGCTTCAAAACTAACATTTGTTGTATTTGGAAGACGCATTTCCCGGTTACCGTTAAGCTTTGCGTTCTGACATTTTGACAAAAGTGCGGCTTCAAGACGGTCGCGAAGCTTCTTTACCCGGCTGTTCTCCTCTTCCATGTGGGCAATGGCAAGCTCGCAGGCCTTACCAAGCCCTACAATATAGGCCACATTTTCCGTGCCCGCTCTCAAACCACCCTCCTGATGCCCGCCGTGAAGAAGTGGCGGAACTTTGAAGCCTTTGCGAACGTAAAGGGCCCCTACTCCTTTGGGAGCGTGAACCTTGTGGCCTGAAAGTGAAAGCATATCAACAGGTACTTTGGAAAGATCAACAGGTACTTTCCCCACAGCCTGAACTGCATCAGTATGGAAAAAACCACCCCGCGCCTTTACACGGTGTGCAATCTGCTCTATTGGAAAAAGAACCCCTGTCTCATTGTTCCCCCACATAAGTGACACAAGTGTATCTGAGCCGACACTGTAGTCGTCAATTATCTCAGGGTGAATCATACCTTCGCTGTCAACCGAAAGCTCTGTTAAAGAGCAACCGGTCGCTTTAAGATAACGGGCTGTATTGCGTACTGACGGGTGCTCTACTGCACTGGTAACAATTGAGCATTTGCCATATTTGGAAGAATTTGTAAAACCTTTCAGTGCCATATTGTTGCTCTCAGAGCCGCAACTTGTGAAAATTATCTCTTCGGGTGATGCCCCAAGAAGTGCGGCAACCTGTTCCCTTGCCGTCTCAATATGACGATGTACCATACCGCCAAACCGGTGTATGCTTGAAGGGTTCCCGTAGCTCTCGCCTAAAAAAGGAAGCATCACCTCGAGTACTTCGGGGTCTACCCTTGTGGTAGCATTGTTATCTAAATATATCGTATCCGTAATTACCTCCCTGTCAGGATTTATCGTACTCTAATTGCTTAGAGAGCATTAATAAATTGAAAACAGCCAGTACAATCATGATTACGGTTTTCACATACCCCAGAAAGCCGTATACAGTGCGAAAGGGGTTTTTCATTTTTCTTACATGATTGGCTCTGAGAATCGATGACATCCCATCGATACCAATGATCACTACCCACAGAGCTACAAGTCCGCTCAACATTCGTGCTGGTCTCATCATTTTAGTCTCTCCCTGCACTGTGATTGTAAAGTTTTTTCTCAATGCATAAGCGCAATATATAGGAAAATAATAAATTACAGTCTTTTTTACCCGTTTATCTGCACAGATTTTGTGAATTTGGCATTATTGAGACCTGCAAAGTATCAACATTTCAGGATGATTATCAAACAGCAGCTCCCCCCCTTAAGGAAAAAAGTTCGGGGGTATCTGTGGTACAAAAATGGAGAAAAAAAATATACTCATGTGGGCAACCTGAATAGTATATTCTGAAGTCTGTGCTGAATGTTTGATCTTTAACACATTTTTGCCTTCGATCATTAAAGTGGTTATCTGAAAACATTAATAAGAGCACCGGGGTTTATACAGTTAAGAGTTAACTACTCCCTACCAAACACCTGAAACATTATAGAAGCAGGATTTGAGAGTACAGAGTAAAAAGTTGTTGAAAAAAATCCATTCTATAGTAAAATAAATAGTGCAGTGATTCGCACTCTTTAGAGTTGCTGAGTGTGCAATCACCGATTTCGAATTTCTCTCTCTCTCGCTTTACATTCCCAATTCTATTCTCG
It includes:
- a CDS encoding DNA polymerase IV, whose protein sequence is MEKRRIVFHVDMDAFFSSVEQRDNPDLKGKPVIVGAKPGQRGVVSAASYEARGFGIHSAMPVSEAFRRCPQGVFISPRMDAYTRASKEVMAILSEFSPGIEQISVDEAFIDMSGSDRLFGPPYEAAKKISTEIKTSLKLTASIGIAPNKFLAKIASDINKPDNITQTPFDPEKIIEWLSPMPVGKIWGVGQKTREILHRNCVYKIGDLQGKSADVLEKKFGKYGASLYYLCRGIDERPVEMSGGAKSISREHTFHTDSSDREEWKKVLLTLSVDIARKARRNGMKGSTVVLSYRHSDFSRHSKRLPLPYPCDISKTIYEYGVKLLSRIEATSLRLIGIGICDFQREQQLDLFRQPEQIDTLQNAERAVDKIIQKFGEGSVSKGTQMESRD
- a CDS encoding Beta-glucosidase, which translates into the protein MGFKKDFIWGAASSSYQIEGAWNEDGRGLSVWDVFCEKEGAVLNGEHGKVACDHYHRFKDDVLVMKQMGLKAYRFSVSWPRVLPEGTGRIESRGIDFYSSLVDELLEAGITPFPTLFHWDYPYELFCRGGWLNDDSSEWFAEYTSALVEALSDRVENWFTINEPRIFVNLGHVTGTHAPGIKLSRRDILRIIHNVLLSHGKSVKVIRDQAKTPSKIGIAPVCHVAIPHQETAENIELARKIMFSCQESEFPDWSNTWWLDPLFFGSYPEDGLELAQGLMPKMGPDDMKIISQPLDFFATNHYQGYVVEPDKVNGWNVKQPQTGQPLTAFSWPVVPEGLYWGPKFLYERYGKPIVITENGMSNLDWVHSDGKVHDPQRIDYTRRYLLNYKRAASEGVDLMGYFHWSIMDNFEWNQGYKERFGMVYVDFQNQNRIIKDSGHWYRDVIAANGENL
- a CDS encoding RNA binding protein; the protein is MKELTPRQRQHLKGLGHSLKPVINVGKEGISENLLNGVSKALDDHELIKISILDTSGLERKEASKQISEAVGAQLVSVVGFKILLFRRNEKKPKIVLP
- a CDS encoding Cysteine desulfurase, producing MVHRHIETAREQVAALLGASPEEIIFTSCGSESNNMALKGFTNSSKYGKCSIVTSAVEHPSVRNTARYLKATGCSLTELSVDSEGMIHPEIIDDYSVGSDTLVSLMWGNNETGVLFPIEQIAHRVKARGGFFHTDAVQAVGKVPVDLSKVPVDMLSLSGHKVHAPKGVGALYVRKGFKVPPLLHGGHQEGGLRAGTENVAYIVGLGKACELAIAHMEEENSRVKKLRDRLEAALLSKCQNAKLNGNREMRLPNTTNVSFEAIEGEAILLHLDETGIAASSGSACTTGSLEPSHVMIAMGIPYTFAHSSTRFSLSRYTTDEEIDAVINAMPAIVDKLRKLSPFAE
- a CDS encoding Quinolinate synthetase; the protein is MKEISEEIKKLKKEKNAVILAHTYQPGEVQDIADYVGDSYGLSVKARDSEADMIVFCGVRFMAETAHILSPSKTVVLPTPDAGCPMADMITAQELVSLKQEHPDHLVMCYVNSTSEIKAESDVCCTSSNAVRIAHKLPSDKGIIFVPDRHLGSFVQEQTEREMILWDGFCPTHVRIQPEMIRSAREQYPEAVVLIHPEAPRSCREEADQILSTGGMCEFTAKCDKQEYIIATELGLIHTLEKNNPGKKFYPLANNLLCPNMKKGSLELVLSSLQGKTGEVITLDPAVAQKARHSLVRMLELSA